One genomic segment of Candidatus Fukatsuia endosymbiont of Tuberolachnus salignus includes these proteins:
- the rplD gene encoding 50S ribosomal protein L4 gives MELVIKDASGVLTVSETTFGRDFNEALVHQVVVAYAAGSRQGTRAQKTRAEVVGSGKKPWRQKGTGRARAGSVKSPIWRSGGVTFAAKPQDHSQKVNKKMYRGAMTCILSELVRQDRLVLVEEFSIAAPKTKLLVQKLKEMDLKDVLIVTNAIDETLYLAARNLYKVDVCNAASIDPVSLIAFDTVVMTTDAVKQVEEMLA, from the coding sequence ATGGAATTGGTAATAAAAGACGCGTCAGGCGTGCTGACTGTTTCCGAAACTACCTTCGGGCGTGATTTCAATGAAGCGCTGGTACATCAGGTTGTTGTTGCTTATGCAGCAGGATCCCGTCAAGGTACTCGTGCTCAGAAAACTCGCGCTGAAGTAGTGGGTTCAGGTAAGAAGCCCTGGCGTCAAAAGGGGACAGGCCGTGCGCGAGCAGGTTCTGTAAAAAGCCCTATTTGGCGTTCTGGTGGTGTCACTTTCGCTGCGAAACCTCAGGATCACAGTCAAAAAGTAAATAAAAAAATGTATCGTGGTGCGATGACATGTATCTTATCAGAGCTTGTACGTCAAGATCGTCTGGTCCTTGTCGAAGAGTTTTCTATTGCGGCACCTAAAACCAAGTTGCTGGTGCAAAAGCTTAAAGAAATGGATCTAAAAGACGTACTGATTGTAACGAATGCAATTGATGAAACGTTGTATTTGGCCGCTCGCAATCTATACAAAGTCGATGTTTGCAACGCTGCGAGTATCGATCCAGTTAGCCTGATCGCTTTTGATACAGTGGTGATGACTACTGATGCGGTGAAGCAAGTTGAGGAGATGCTGGCATGA
- the rplN gene encoding 50S ribosomal protein L14 produces MIQEQTMLAVADNSGARRVMCIKVLGGSHRRYAHIGDIIKITIKEAIPRGKVKKGDVMKAVVVRTKKGVRRPDGSVIRFDGNACVILNNSSEQPIGTRVFGPVTRELRSDKFMKIISLAPEVL; encoded by the coding sequence ATGATCCAAGAACAGACTATGCTAGCCGTGGCCGACAACTCTGGCGCGCGCCGCGTAATGTGTATCAAGGTTCTAGGTGGCTCACACCGCCGCTACGCACACATCGGCGACATCATCAAAATTACCATCAAGGAAGCGATTCCCCGTGGCAAGGTGAAGAAAGGCGATGTAATGAAAGCGGTAGTTGTGCGCACTAAGAAGGGTGTACGTCGCCCTGACGGTTCTGTCATTCGCTTCGATGGTAACGCTTGTGTTATTTTAAACAATAGCAGCGAGCAGCCGATTGGTACCCGTGTTTTTGGACCGGTGACTCGTGAACTACGTAGTGACAAGTTCATGAAAATTATTTCTCTGGCACCAGAAGTACTCTAA
- the rpsC gene encoding 30S ribosomal protein S3 codes for MGQKVHPNGIRLGIVKRWNSTWYADTKEFADNLDGDFKVRQFLYKELAKASVSRIVIERPAKSIRVTIHTARPGIVIGKKGEDVEKLRKMVADIAGVPAQINISEIRKPELDAKLVADSITSQLERRVMFRRAMKRAVQNAMRLGAKGIRINVSGRLGGAEIARTEWYREGRVPLHTLRADIDYDTSEAHTTYGIIGVKIWIFKGEILGGMTAVEQPEPAAQPKKQQRKGRK; via the coding sequence ATGGGTCAGAAAGTACATCCTAATGGTATTCGGCTAGGTATTGTCAAACGCTGGAACTCTACCTGGTACGCAGATACCAAAGAATTCGCTGACAACCTGGACGGCGATTTTAAAGTTCGTCAATTCTTGTATAAGGAACTGGCGAAGGCGTCTGTTTCTCGTATCGTTATCGAACGCCCTGCAAAAAGCATTCGTGTGACTATCCACACTGCTAGGCCGGGCATTGTTATCGGTAAAAAAGGTGAAGACGTCGAAAAACTGCGTAAGATGGTAGCAGATATTGCTGGCGTACCGGCGCAGATTAATATTTCCGAAATTCGTAAACCGGAATTAGATGCAAAATTGGTGGCTGATAGCATCACTTCACAGTTGGAACGCCGTGTTATGTTCCGTCGTGCGATGAAGCGTGCTGTACAGAACGCTATGCGTCTTGGCGCGAAAGGCATCAGAATTAACGTCAGTGGCCGTCTTGGTGGTGCTGAAATTGCGCGTACCGAATGGTATCGTGAAGGTCGTGTTCCGTTGCATACACTGCGTGCGGATATCGATTACGATACATCTGAGGCGCACACTACTTACGGTATTATCGGCGTTAAGATATGGATCTTCAAAGGTGAGATCTTGGGTGGCATGACTGCTGTTGAACAACCGGAACCGGCTGCTCAGCCTAAAAAGCAGCAGCGTAAAGGCCGTAAGTAA
- the rpsS gene encoding 30S ribosomal protein S19, which translates to MPRSLKKGPFIDHHLLKKVKKAVESGDKKPVKTWSRRSMILPEMVGLTIAVHNGRQHVPVFVSSEMIEHKLGEFAPTRTYRGHAADKKAKKR; encoded by the coding sequence ATGCCACGTTCTCTCAAGAAAGGTCCCTTTATAGACCATCACTTGCTGAAGAAGGTAAAGAAAGCGGTGGAAAGCGGAGACAAAAAACCAGTTAAAACTTGGTCCCGTCGTTCAATGATCCTTCCAGAAATGGTCGGTTTGACCATCGCTGTCCATAATGGTCGTCAGCATGTTCCGGTATTTGTTTCCTCAGAGATGATCGAACATAAATTGGGTGAATTTGCGCCAACCCGTACTTATCGCGGCCATGCGGCCGACAAAAAGGCTAAAAAACGCTAA
- the rpsQ gene encoding 30S ribosomal protein S17 — protein sequence MTEKKIRTKQGRVVSDKMEKSIVVTIERMVKHPVYGKFIKRTTKLHVHDEDNECGIGDVVKIRECRPLSKTKSWTLVEVVEKAIL from the coding sequence ATGACTGAGAAAAAGATCCGTACGAAGCAAGGTCGTGTGGTAAGTGACAAAATGGAGAAATCTATCGTTGTTACTATTGAGCGAATGGTGAAGCATCCGGTTTATGGTAAATTCATCAAACGTACGACGAAATTGCATGTACATGACGAAGACAATGAATGTGGTATTGGTGACGTGGTGAAGATCCGCGAATGCCGTCCACTGTCAAAGACTAAATCTTGGACACTTGTTGAAGTTGTAGAGAAAGCGATTCTTTAA
- the rplC gene encoding 50S ribosomal protein L3 — translation MIGLVGKKLGMTRIFTEEGVSIPVTVIEVEANRVTQVKTLDTDGYCAIQVTTGSKKASRVNKPAAGHFAEAGKVKLGRTVSKKARKTRETREDARKRMGLETGEKPGVKAGRGLWEFRSAESHEYTVGNEISVEIFVDIKKVDVTGTSKGKGFAGTVKRWNFRTQDATHGNSLSHRVPGSIGQNQTPGKVFKGKKMAGQLGNERVTIQSLDVVRVDVERNLLLVKGAVPGATGGNLIVKPAVKA, via the coding sequence ATGATTGGTTTAGTTGGTAAAAAACTGGGTATGACACGTATCTTCACCGAAGAAGGTGTTTCAATCCCGGTAACTGTTATCGAAGTGGAAGCAAACAGGGTGACTCAGGTTAAAACCCTGGATACCGATGGCTATTGTGCCATTCAGGTCACTACTGGTAGTAAAAAAGCAAGTCGTGTGAACAAACCTGCGGCGGGTCACTTTGCCGAAGCGGGTAAAGTAAAACTGGGTAGAACAGTGAGCAAAAAAGCGCGTAAAACGCGTGAAACGCGTGAAGATGCGCGTAAAAGAATGGGTTTAGAAACGGGTGAAAAACCGGGTGTAAAAGCAGGTCGTGGTTTGTGGGAATTCCGTTCTGCAGAAAGCCATGAGTATACTGTTGGCAACGAAATTAGCGTCGAAATTTTCGTAGATATTAAAAAAGTCGATGTTACCGGAACATCTAAAGGTAAAGGTTTTGCAGGTACGGTAAAACGTTGGAACTTCCGCACTCAGGATGCTACCCACGGTAACTCCCTGTCTCACCGTGTTCCGGGTTCTATCGGCCAAAACCAGACTCCGGGTAAAGTATTCAAAGGCAAAAAAATGGCCGGCCAGTTAGGTAATGAACGCGTAACCATTCAAAGCCTGGATGTAGTGCGTGTTGATGTTGAACGCAACCTATTGCTAGTCAAAGGTGCTGTACCGGGAGCGACCGGTGGCAATCTGATCGTTAAACCGGCTGTCAAGGCGTAG
- the rpmC gene encoding 50S ribosomal protein L29, translating to MKVQELREKSITELNTELLSLLRAQFNLRMQTAGGQLQQTHLLKQGRRQVARVKTVLTEKTEEAKKRVCHD from the coding sequence ATGAAAGTACAAGAGCTGCGTGAAAAAAGCATTACAGAGCTGAATACTGAACTGCTCAGCCTGTTGCGTGCACAGTTTAACCTGCGCATGCAAACAGCCGGTGGTCAGTTACAGCAAACTCACCTGTTGAAACAAGGGCGGCGACAGGTCGCACGTGTTAAGACTGTACTGACTGAAAAGACTGAAGAGGCTAAAAAGCGGGTGTGTCATGACTGA
- the rpsJ gene encoding 30S ribosomal protein S10, producing the protein MQKQRIRIRLKAFDHHLIDQSTGKIVETAKRTGSRVRGPIPLPTRKERFTILTSPHVNKDARDQYEIRTHERLVDIVEPTETTVEALMRLDLAAGVDVQISLS; encoded by the coding sequence AAAGGATCCGTATCCGCCTGAAAGCGTTTGATCATCATTTGATCGATCAATCAACAGGAAAAATCGTCGAGACTGCAAAACGTACTGGTTCGCGGGTTCGTGGACCGATCCCATTGCCAACCCGTAAGGAGCGTTTTACTATTTTGACTTCTCCGCATGTCAATAAAGACGCGCGCGATCAATATGAAATTCGTACTCATGAGCGTCTGGTTGATATCGTTGAACCAACCGAGACAACCGTTGAGGCTTTGATGCGTCTTGACCTCGCTGCTGGTGTCGATGTGCAGATTAGCTTGAGTTAA
- the rplV gene encoding 50S ribosomal protein L22 produces the protein METIAKHRHARSSAQKVRLVADLIRGKKVSQALETLTYTNKKAAGLVKKVLESAIANAEHNDGSDVDELTVTKIFIDAGPSMKRTMPRAKGRADRILKRTSHITVVVSDNRRDFVGD, from the coding sequence ATGGAAACTATCGCTAAACATCGCCACGCTCGTTCTTCTGCTCAGAAGGTTCGTCTTGTGGCGGATTTGATTCGCGGTAAGAAAGTGTCGCAAGCTCTGGAAACTCTAACTTACACCAACAAAAAAGCAGCTGGTTTGGTTAAAAAAGTATTGGAGTCTGCCATTGCTAACGCAGAACACAACGATGGCTCTGATGTTGATGAGCTTACGGTCACAAAAATTTTCATAGACGCAGGTCCTAGCATGAAGCGCACTATGCCGCGTGCAAAAGGTCGAGCAGATCGTATCCTGAAGCGTACCAGCCATATTACTGTGGTTGTGTCCGATAATCGCCGAGACTTTGTTGGAGACTAG
- the rplP gene encoding 50S ribosomal protein L16 yields MLQPKRTKFRKMQKGRNRGLARGRDVSFGEFGLKACGCCRITARQIEAARRALVRAIKRQGKVWIRIFPDKPITQKPLEVRMGKGKGNVEYWVALIKPGKMLFEMAGVPEDVARLAFKLAAAKLPVGTTFVTKTVM; encoded by the coding sequence ATGTTACAACCAAAGCGTACAAAATTCCGTAAGATGCAGAAGGGCCGTAACCGTGGTCTGGCGCGTGGTAGGGATGTTAGTTTCGGTGAGTTTGGCTTGAAGGCTTGCGGCTGTTGCCGCATAACGGCGCGTCAAATTGAAGCAGCCCGTCGTGCGCTGGTACGTGCAATCAAGCGTCAAGGTAAAGTTTGGATCCGTATATTTCCTGATAAACCGATCACGCAAAAACCGCTAGAAGTACGAATGGGTAAAGGTAAAGGTAACGTAGAGTATTGGGTTGCTTTGATTAAGCCAGGAAAAATGTTATTTGAAATGGCTGGTGTTCCTGAAGATGTCGCCCGTCTAGCATTTAAGCTGGCGGCAGCAAAGTTGCCTGTTGGGACCACGTTTGTAACCAAGACGGTGATGTAA
- the rplB gene encoding 50S ribosomal protein L2: MALLVKCKPTSPGRRHVVKLVSPELHKGKPYAPLLEKLSKSGGRNNQGRITTRHIGGGHKQHYRLIDFKRNKDGIPAKVERLEYDPNRSANIALVLYSDGERRYILAPKGLIAEDVIQSGVDAAIKLGNTLPMCNIPMGSKVHNVEMKPGKGGQLARSAGAYVEIIASNGPYVTLRLRSGEIRKVLSACRATLGQVGNAEHMLRQLGKAGASRWRGIRPTVRGTAMNPVDHPHGGGEGRNFGKHPVTPWGVQTKGKKTRSNKRTDKFIVHRRSKK; this comes from the coding sequence ATGGCACTACTTGTTAAATGTAAACCTACATCTCCGGGTCGTCGTCACGTTGTTAAATTGGTCAGCCCTGAGTTACATAAGGGTAAACCCTATGCTCCGCTGCTTGAAAAATTAAGCAAAAGCGGTGGCCGTAACAACCAGGGTCGTATCACCACCCGTCATATCGGTGGTGGCCATAAGCAACATTATCGTCTCATTGACTTCAAACGTAATAAAGACGGTATCCCTGCTAAGGTTGAGCGCCTGGAGTACGATCCGAACCGTTCTGCCAATATCGCGTTGGTTTTGTATTCGGATGGCGAACGTCGTTATATCCTAGCACCAAAGGGGCTAATAGCGGAAGATGTAATCCAATCGGGTGTCGATGCCGCAATTAAATTAGGAAATACTCTACCTATGTGCAATATCCCAATGGGATCAAAAGTTCATAACGTAGAGATGAAACCGGGTAAAGGCGGTCAATTGGCACGTTCTGCTGGTGCGTACGTTGAGATTATTGCGAGTAATGGTCCTTATGTCACTCTGCGTCTGCGTTCTGGCGAAATACGTAAGGTTTTATCTGCTTGTCGTGCTACTTTAGGTCAAGTGGGTAATGCTGAGCATATGTTGCGTCAATTGGGTAAAGCGGGAGCCAGCCGCTGGCGTGGTATTCGTCCTACCGTTCGTGGTACAGCAATGAACCCGGTCGATCACCCACATGGTGGTGGTGAGGGGCGTAATTTTGGTAAGCACCCAGTAACCCCGTGGGGCGTTCAGACCAAAGGTAAAAAAACGCGTAGCAACAAACGTACTGATAAATTCATCGTACATCGCCGCAGTAAAAAGTAA